One [Clostridium] saccharolyticum WM1 DNA segment encodes these proteins:
- a CDS encoding xylulokinase, producing the protein MDLDIGAIRDAIENGRASLGIELGSTRIKAVLIGEDHVPLATGGYDWENRFEDRIWTYRLEEVKKGLTGCYRSLAEDVKNTYGVELTVLSSLGISGMMHGYLVFDKWGKQLAPFRTWRNTITGEASARLTETFDYPIPQRWSIAHLYQSMLDQEDHVKDIGFLTTLSGYVHWILTGQKVLGIGDASGMFPMDIKTRDYNRRMLGQFNQLAADAGYSWRLADILPKVLTAGEQAGVLTAEGAGLLDPSGRLKQGIPLCPPEGDAGTGMTATNSVKPRTGNVSAGTSVFSMIVLEKELAHVYKEIDLVTTPAGDLVAMVHCNNCTSDLNAWVSLFGEFLDSMGFKAEAGQIFSVLYHLALTGDKDCGGLLSYGYLAGEHITGFDEGRPLFVRMPDSRFNLANFIRVHLFTSLGALKTGMDILFKKEGVKLDLLFGHGGLFKTKGVGQSVMAAAMNVPVSVMDTAGEGGAWGIALLASYMIYREEGETLEHYLENRVFSGESGNQVMPDARDTAGFEEFMERYTRGLAVERAAVEVMKPFPVSGTRLNPIDRIK; encoded by the coding sequence ATGGATTTGGATATTGGTGCAATCAGAGATGCCATTGAAAACGGAAGAGCTTCTCTGGGGATTGAACTCGGTTCTACCAGGATCAAGGCTGTGCTGATCGGGGAAGATCATGTTCCTCTTGCCACCGGAGGCTATGACTGGGAAAACCGGTTTGAGGACAGGATCTGGACATACCGGCTGGAGGAAGTAAAAAAAGGGCTTACCGGCTGTTACCGCAGCCTGGCAGAGGATGTAAAGAATACATACGGTGTGGAACTGACTGTTTTAAGTTCCCTGGGTATCAGCGGAATGATGCACGGTTACCTGGTATTTGATAAGTGGGGGAAGCAGCTTGCTCCTTTCCGTACCTGGCGCAATACCATAACAGGAGAAGCTTCTGCCAGGCTGACGGAAACTTTTGATTATCCCATTCCCCAGAGATGGAGCATTGCCCACCTGTATCAGTCCATGCTGGATCAGGAAGATCATGTAAAAGATATAGGCTTTCTGACGACCTTGTCCGGTTATGTTCACTGGATTCTCACGGGACAAAAAGTACTGGGAATAGGGGATGCATCCGGGATGTTCCCCATGGATATCAAAACCCGGGATTATAACCGCCGGATGCTGGGCCAGTTTAACCAGCTTGCTGCAGATGCTGGTTATTCCTGGAGGCTTGCAGATATTCTGCCAAAGGTGCTAACCGCTGGGGAGCAAGCCGGTGTTCTGACGGCGGAAGGTGCCGGACTTCTGGATCCTTCCGGCCGGTTAAAGCAGGGAATTCCCCTTTGCCCTCCGGAAGGTGATGCAGGAACGGGCATGACGGCCACCAACAGTGTGAAACCTAGGACCGGCAATGTATCTGCCGGCACCAGTGTGTTCTCCATGATCGTACTTGAAAAGGAGCTGGCCCATGTTTACAAGGAAATTGACCTGGTCACCACCCCTGCCGGTGATCTGGTGGCAATGGTACATTGTAACAACTGTACCTCTGATTTAAACGCATGGGTATCTCTGTTTGGAGAATTTCTGGATTCCATGGGCTTTAAAGCAGAGGCCGGGCAGATTTTTTCGGTATTATATCATCTGGCATTGACAGGAGATAAGGACTGCGGAGGGCTTTTGTCCTACGGTTACTTAGCGGGGGAGCATATCACCGGATTTGACGAAGGTAGGCCCTTGTTCGTCCGCATGCCTGACAGCCGGTTCAATCTGGCCAATTTCATCAGGGTCCACCTGTTTACTTCTTTGGGTGCATTAAAAACAGGAATGGACATCCTTTTTAAGAAGGAAGGAGTAAAGCTGGATCTGCTGTTTGGTCACGGCGGCTTGTTTAAAACGAAAGGTGTGGGCCAGAGCGTGATGGCAGCGGCAATGAATGTACCGGTTTCTGTAATGGACACCGCAGGGGAAGGGGGCGCCTGGGGGATTGCGCTGCTGGCTTCCTATATGATTTACAGGGAAGAAGGGGAAACATTGGAGCATTATCTTGAAAACCGGGTGTTTTCCGGGGAGAGCGGGAATCAGGTAATGCCGGATGCCAGGGACACGGCTGGTTTTGAGGAATTTATGGAGCGCTATACCAGGGGACTTGCTGTAGAACGGGCGGCAGTGGAAGTGATGAAGCCTTTTCCCGTGAGCGGAACCAGGCTAAATCCCATTGATCGTATCAAATAA
- a CDS encoding FGGY-family carbohydrate kinase — protein sequence MKQYVMGLDNGGTMTKAALFDLKGNQISAFSDSTPVETPKSGYTERDMDLLWESNLLCMKGAVENAGINPADIIGVSVCGHGKGLYAWGRDDRPACRGIVSTDTRAWEYTERWYKSGVFDHVYGRICQKLMPCQQAALLAWLKDHDRDTYDNIKWVFSVKDYIRFRLTGEAYCEATDISGSGLLNVRDKVFDRELLESYGIGEVFEKLAPLKYSYDLCGTLTGEVAERTGLLEGTPVAGGMFDIDACAIAMDITKPERLCTIAGTWSINEFIAEEPVLHGPVAMNSLFAIPGYYLIEECSATSAGNLEWCMEHLIDFHGMLEGESKYNFLSRQVQSVLPEECDVYFLPFLYSSNAHPLGKGSLVGLTTYHKNPHIIRAVYEGVVYSHKTHIDKLLKVRGKPEAIRMAGGVVNSPAWVQMFADILGIPIETIKAKELGALGCAMAAAVAAGSFSDYEEAARNMVHVEKKVMPDMEKHKIYMKKYAKYTAVKEALDMAWPLFTV from the coding sequence ATGAAACAATATGTAATGGGCCTGGATAACGGAGGTACCATGACAAAGGCTGCTTTATTTGACCTTAAGGGAAATCAGATCAGTGCTTTTTCGGACAGTACGCCAGTTGAAACTCCGAAATCCGGTTATACGGAGCGGGATATGGACCTGCTGTGGGAGAGCAACCTTCTTTGTATGAAGGGAGCTGTGGAAAATGCCGGCATCAATCCTGCAGATATCATCGGGGTATCCGTGTGCGGTCACGGCAAAGGCCTGTACGCCTGGGGCAGGGATGACCGCCCGGCCTGCAGGGGAATCGTATCCACGGATACCAGAGCGTGGGAATATACGGAAAGGTGGTATAAGAGCGGAGTCTTTGACCATGTGTACGGGCGGATATGCCAGAAACTGATGCCCTGTCAGCAGGCAGCCCTGCTTGCCTGGCTGAAAGACCATGACAGAGACACTTATGACAATATCAAATGGGTGTTTTCCGTGAAGGACTATATCCGTTTCCGGCTCACCGGGGAAGCATATTGTGAAGCCACCGATATTTCCGGTTCTGGCCTTCTCAATGTGCGGGATAAGGTGTTTGACAGAGAACTATTGGAGAGCTATGGGATCGGAGAGGTGTTTGAAAAGCTGGCTCCCCTGAAATATTCCTATGATCTGTGCGGGACGCTGACTGGTGAAGTAGCGGAAAGAACCGGTCTTTTGGAAGGAACACCTGTAGCAGGAGGGATGTTTGACATTGATGCCTGCGCCATTGCAATGGATATCACAAAGCCGGAACGCTTATGCACCATTGCAGGTACCTGGAGTATCAATGAATTTATTGCAGAGGAACCGGTGCTCCATGGCCCGGTTGCCATGAATTCCCTGTTTGCCATACCTGGGTATTATCTCATCGAAGAGTGCAGCGCCACCTCCGCAGGAAACTTAGAATGGTGTATGGAACATCTGATTGATTTTCACGGGATGCTGGAAGGAGAAAGTAAATATAACTTTTTAAGCCGTCAGGTCCAGTCGGTTTTGCCGGAAGAATGCGATGTATATTTCCTGCCGTTCCTATACAGCTCCAATGCACACCCCCTAGGAAAGGGGAGTCTGGTAGGACTTACGACATACCATAAAAATCCCCATATTATCAGAGCTGTTTATGAAGGAGTCGTCTATTCTCATAAAACCCACATTGATAAGCTGCTTAAAGTAAGGGGAAAGCCGGAAGCCATCCGTATGGCAGGCGGGGTGGTGAACTCCCCTGCATGGGTTCAGATGTTTGCAGATATTCTGGGGATTCCCATTGAAACCATCAAAGCAAAGGAACTTGGAGCATTGGGCTGCGCCATGGCGGCAGCTGTGGCTGCAGGAAGCTTCTCAGATTATGAAGAAGCGGCCCGGAATATGGTTCATGTGGAAAAAAAGGTAATGCCTGATATGGAAAAACACAAAATTTATATGAAAAAATATGCAAAATATACGGCGGTCAAAGAGGCTCTTGACATGGCCTGGCCGTTGTTTACCGTATAA
- a CDS encoding L-ribulose-5-phosphate 3-epimerase, translating into MNSQGVYRLGLYEKSMPGELSFEGKLKAAKETGYDFIEMSIDETEEKISRLDFSDARILMLQSLSLDIGIRFESICFSAQRKFPLGSLLDGASEAAVMLFKKCVDFAVKMGIRIIQAQGYDCYYGETSSEETRERFLDNLRLCMEYASAHGVTVGFETMENDFMNTVEKAMIYVEWASVPYLSVYPDVGNIWNGTDDIYRDLECGRSHICSVHLKETLPGRYREIPYGEGQVDFEKVIQKTRQLGIHRYVAEFWYTGEEDYLVTLKKNNLFLKGYLDAAYAEEV; encoded by the coding sequence ATGAACAGTCAAGGGGTTTATCGGTTAGGATTGTATGAAAAAAGTATGCCAGGGGAATTGTCCTTTGAGGGAAAGCTGAAGGCAGCGAAAGAAACGGGATATGACTTTATTGAAATGAGCATTGATGAAACCGAGGAGAAAATCAGCCGGCTCGATTTTAGTGATGCAAGGATTCTGATGCTTCAATCCCTTTCCCTGGATATTGGCATCCGGTTTGAATCCATCTGCTTTAGCGCCCAGCGAAAATTTCCGCTGGGCAGCCTTCTTGACGGGGCATCAGAGGCAGCTGTTATGCTTTTTAAAAAGTGTGTGGATTTTGCTGTGAAAATGGGAATACGCATCATCCAGGCCCAGGGGTATGATTGCTATTATGGGGAAACATCCTCAGAAGAAACCAGGGAGAGATTTCTGGATAATTTAAGGCTTTGCATGGAATATGCGTCTGCCCATGGAGTTACCGTCGGGTTTGAAACAATGGAAAATGACTTTATGAATACCGTTGAAAAAGCCATGATTTATGTAGAGTGGGCAAGCGTACCCTATCTTTCCGTATATCCGGACGTTGGAAACATATGGAACGGGACCGATGATATATACCGGGATTTAGAATGCGGCCGCAGTCATATCTGCTCGGTTCATTTAAAGGAAACTCTGCCAGGAAGGTACCGGGAGATTCCATATGGGGAGGGCCAGGTGGATTTTGAAAAGGTCATTCAAAAGACCAGACAGTTAGGTATTCACCGGTATGTAGCGGAATTCTGGTATACGGGCGAAGAGGATTACCTGGTAACTCTTAAAAAAAACAACCTGTTTTTAAAAGGGTATCTGGATGCTGCTTACGCAGAGGAGGTATGA
- a CDS encoding erythritol/L-threitol dehydrogenase has protein sequence MSIPKTMKALVAYSKDDYRFEPAYPTPECGPDDVIIKTEGCGICAGDLKCSHGAAMFWGDELQPSWVKPPFIPGHEFLGEIAELGENVKDFQIGDRVTADQIKPCGECKFCKSGRYWMCQPHDIFGFQHTNNGGMAEYVRYPKGSVIHQVPKDMPFEDALLIEPYACSKHCVDRGQIGCEDVVVISGAGTLGLGMVTYARMKNPAKLIVLDMMDDRLVKAKEFGADLVLNPGKTDVVKAVMDLTEGYGCDIYIEATGHPSSVVQGLSMIRKLGRFVEFSVFAEPATVDWSIIGDRKELDIAGAHLSPYCYPFVIENITNGNLKTTGVIRNTFPIEEWEKAFEFAGGKYGDFKVAIKF, from the coding sequence ATGAGTATTCCGAAAACAATGAAGGCACTTGTTGCATATTCCAAAGATGACTACCGTTTTGAACCGGCCTATCCAACGCCGGAATGCGGTCCGGATGACGTTATCATCAAGACGGAAGGCTGCGGAATCTGCGCGGGTGACTTGAAATGCAGTCACGGAGCAGCCATGTTCTGGGGAGATGAGCTCCAGCCTTCCTGGGTAAAACCGCCTTTTATTCCGGGACACGAGTTTTTAGGTGAAATTGCAGAATTGGGAGAGAACGTGAAAGATTTCCAGATCGGAGACCGGGTGACTGCTGATCAGATCAAGCCCTGCGGAGAATGTAAATTCTGTAAATCAGGCCGTTACTGGATGTGCCAGCCTCATGATATCTTCGGTTTTCAGCATACCAACAACGGTGGTATGGCAGAGTATGTCAGATATCCAAAAGGTTCTGTAATACATCAGGTACCAAAGGATATGCCCTTTGAGGATGCGCTTTTAATCGAACCTTATGCCTGCTCCAAGCATTGTGTGGACCGGGGGCAGATCGGTTGTGAGGATGTTGTGGTAATTTCAGGGGCCGGAACCCTGGGACTTGGGATGGTTACCTATGCCCGAATGAAAAATCCAGCGAAACTGATCGTACTTGATATGATGGATGACAGACTGGTAAAGGCGAAGGAATTTGGTGCTGATCTGGTGCTGAATCCAGGGAAAACGGATGTAGTGAAAGCGGTCATGGATTTAACAGAAGGTTATGGGTGTGATATCTATATCGAAGCTACCGGCCATCCTTCCAGCGTGGTTCAGGGACTTTCCATGATCAGAAAGCTGGGACGCTTTGTGGAATTCAGTGTATTTGCAGAGCCTGCCACCGTGGATTGGTCCATCATCGGAGACCGGAAGGAATTGGATATCGCAGGCGCCCATTTAAGCCCTTACTGCTATCCCTTTGTCATTGAAAACATAACCAACGGCAATTTAAAGACAACCGGTGTTATCAGAAACACATTTCCAATTGAAGAATGGGAAAAGGCATTTGAATTTGCCGGAGGTAAGTACGGTGACTTTAAGGTGGCGATTAAATTTTAA
- a CDS encoding ABC transporter ATP-binding protein — protein MRQRVRSEVNDMAELVLKNVYKRYDNKEKKKEADGYAVNDLSFRCEDGEFIGILGPSGCGKSTTLRMLAGLEEITSGDVYIGKTRMNHLLPKDRGIGLAFEDYALYPPLTVYENLAFNMRAKKKTEEEIGKEIGRVAPLLKVEDLLQMKPAALSGGQKQRVNIARAIIRRPGLLLLDEPLSHLDGKMRQMLRQEIKRMHHEIKCTTIIVTHDQIEAMSMADKIVIMKEGKLQQMGTPLEVYDDPANEFVAGFIGEPPMNLMPSVIKMEGKGYYFTFENSGLKVMVPDRYKAVVHEGLKVTLGVRPVDVLISQDPATSTPVPVAVFENMGDERRISLRVGENLLSITTTEDVYYEKGDEVYLKFNSEKTHLFDENTGDRIRV, from the coding sequence ATGAGGCAAAGAGTCAGATCGGAGGTCAATGATATGGCAGAACTGGTGCTTAAAAATGTCTATAAGCGGTATGACAATAAGGAGAAAAAGAAAGAGGCAGACGGATATGCTGTCAATGACCTTTCTTTCCGCTGTGAAGATGGGGAATTCATTGGGATCCTGGGGCCTTCGGGGTGTGGTAAATCCACAACCTTAAGGATGCTGGCAGGACTGGAGGAGATCACCTCCGGAGATGTATACATCGGCAAAACGCGCATGAATCATCTGCTGCCCAAGGACCGTGGAATTGGTCTGGCTTTCGAAGATTATGCCCTGTATCCGCCTCTGACCGTATATGAGAATCTGGCTTTTAATATGAGGGCAAAGAAAAAGACAGAAGAGGAAATCGGAAAAGAGATCGGCCGTGTTGCCCCTCTGCTTAAAGTGGAAGACCTGCTGCAGATGAAACCGGCTGCCTTGTCGGGGGGGCAGAAGCAAAGGGTCAATATAGCCAGGGCCATTATCCGGCGCCCGGGGCTTTTGCTTCTGGATGAGCCTTTGAGTCATTTGGATGGGAAAATGCGGCAGATGCTCAGGCAGGAGATAAAGAGGATGCATCATGAGATCAAATGCACGACCATTATCGTGACTCATGACCAGATCGAAGCGATGTCCATGGCAGATAAAATTGTCATTATGAAGGAGGGGAAACTCCAGCAAATGGGAACTCCCCTGGAGGTATACGATGATCCTGCCAACGAGTTCGTAGCCGGATTTATCGGAGAACCGCCCATGAACCTGATGCCGTCGGTCATTAAAATGGAAGGGAAAGGTTATTATTTTACATTTGAAAACAGCGGGTTAAAAGTTATGGTACCTGACCGTTATAAGGCGGTGGTTCATGAAGGACTGAAGGTTACCTTGGGTGTCCGGCCGGTGGATGTTCTGATTTCCCAAGATCCGGCTACCAGCACACCGGTACCAGTAGCCGTCTTTGAAAATATGGGGGATGAACGCAGGATCAGCCTCCGGGTGGGTGAAAACCTGTTAAGCATTACCACCACAGAGGATGTGTATTATGAGAAAGGCGATGAGGTCTATTTAAAATTTAATTCAGAAAAGACCCATCTGTTTGATGAAAACACCGGGGACCGAATCCGTGTATAA
- a CDS encoding ABC transporter ATP-binding protein, translating to MAEIELINVTKKYGSKTAVDGVSLTVKDNEFFVLFGPAGAGKTSLLKVIAGIEFPQEGLVKIDGVVVNHVEPMNRNVSMVFENYALYPHFNVYDNIASPMRSRLYKQSEEFIRTEVNRVTGMMRINHLLERKPSQLSNGQRQRVAIGRGLVRKPNVFLMDEPLAHLDAKLRHFMRRELKEMQSNFNTTTIYVTHDYMEAMSLADRIAVVHDGRIVQTGSAVEMYYLPRNEFVARLFGEPEINIFPGAFKLSGNLGLIDAFDQDSVLEVTPDVIDHISSLDGKQIDVGIRGCDIAFCFEKQDSSWIRASVYANEPIGNKVIMTVLAGENKLEVVAPNDTRAFIDQEVYLKFNMANALYFDHSSKELITRAGRQKYEAKSQIGGQ from the coding sequence TTGGCAGAAATAGAACTGATTAACGTTACAAAAAAATACGGATCAAAAACAGCGGTGGACGGGGTCAGCCTGACTGTAAAAGACAATGAATTCTTTGTATTGTTTGGTCCCGCCGGGGCAGGGAAGACTTCTCTGCTCAAGGTGATCGCAGGAATTGAATTTCCCCAGGAGGGGCTGGTGAAAATAGACGGGGTGGTTGTAAACCATGTGGAGCCTATGAACCGGAACGTATCCATGGTATTTGAGAATTATGCCCTTTATCCCCATTTCAATGTTTATGATAATATTGCTTCCCCCATGAGAAGCAGGCTCTATAAACAAAGCGAGGAATTTATCCGAACCGAGGTGAACCGGGTCACTGGGATGATGAGAATCAACCATTTACTGGAGCGGAAGCCCAGCCAGCTTTCCAATGGACAGCGGCAGCGTGTAGCGATCGGGCGTGGATTGGTAAGAAAACCCAATGTATTTCTCATGGATGAACCCTTAGCCCATTTGGATGCCAAGCTCCGCCATTTTATGCGGCGGGAGTTAAAGGAAATGCAGAGCAATTTTAATACCACAACCATCTATGTGACCCACGATTACATGGAAGCTATGTCTTTGGCAGACCGGATCGCTGTGGTTCATGATGGGAGGATCGTACAGACCGGAAGTGCTGTAGAGATGTATTATCTTCCCCGCAACGAGTTTGTTGCAAGGCTGTTCGGAGAACCTGAGATCAACATATTTCCGGGTGCTTTTAAGCTCAGTGGAAATCTGGGACTGATTGATGCCTTTGATCAGGACTCTGTCCTGGAGGTGACCCCCGATGTGATTGACCATATATCCTCCCTGGATGGGAAGCAGATTGATGTGGGGATCCGGGGCTGTGACATCGCCTTTTGCTTTGAAAAACAGGACAGTTCCTGGATCAGAGCCTCAGTTTATGCAAATGAACCCATTGGAAATAAGGTCATTATGACGGTTCTGGCAGGCGAAAACAAATTGGAGGTGGTTGCACCCAATGATACCAGGGCTTTCATTGACCAGGAGGTCTATTTAAAATTCAATATGGCGAATGCCCTCTATTTCGACCATTCCTCAAAGGAATTGATCACAAGAGCAGGAAGACAGAAATATGAGGCAAAGAGTCAGATCGGAGGTCAATGA
- a CDS encoding carbohydrate ABC transporter permease, with translation MMEHSIETAKQRNRLKEAARETGRNLGLVLYALYALFPLIWMLICTFKSDTEMYNTVFIFRPTLANYQAVLLGTDYVRAFFQNMIVSGGAVLLTVVAGVPAAYALARYDFRKKDDIAFQILSFKFAPEIMVILPIFLIFQKIGLYDTYFGLIWVYQLITMPLLIWVVRGYFEDISVEVEQAASLDGYCWYEVFLKTLLPLIKPGLVASGLLAFIFAWNSFTFPLILSGFRIQTLTITSLRYISSETVHYGQVAVAATVAVLPEIVACLFIQKHLVRGLSFGAVKG, from the coding sequence ATGATGGAGCATTCCATTGAAACTGCAAAACAAAGAAACAGGCTGAAAGAAGCAGCCAGGGAAACCGGACGCAATCTGGGGCTTGTCCTGTACGCCCTGTATGCCCTGTTCCCCCTTATCTGGATGCTGATCTGTACGTTTAAAAGCGATACGGAAATGTACAATACAGTTTTTATTTTCCGGCCCACACTTGCCAATTATCAGGCGGTTTTGCTGGGAACGGATTATGTCCGGGCTTTTTTTCAGAATATGATTGTTTCCGGCGGGGCGGTGCTGCTTACAGTAGTGGCGGGCGTACCGGCGGCATATGCACTGGCCCGGTATGACTTCCGGAAAAAGGATGATATTGCATTCCAGATCTTATCGTTTAAGTTTGCGCCGGAGATCATGGTGATACTGCCGATTTTCCTGATCTTTCAAAAGATCGGTCTGTATGATACATATTTTGGTTTGATTTGGGTGTATCAGCTGATCACCATGCCTCTTCTCATCTGGGTGGTGAGGGGATATTTTGAGGATATCAGCGTGGAGGTGGAGCAGGCTGCTTCACTGGATGGATACTGCTGGTATGAGGTATTTTTAAAGACCTTGCTGCCTCTGATCAAACCGGGGCTGGTTGCCTCAGGGCTTCTGGCATTTATTTTCGCATGGAACAGTTTTACGTTCCCGCTGATCTTAAGCGGTTTCAGGATCCAGACCCTTACCATTACATCCCTTCGGTATATTTCTTCTGAAACAGTACATTACGGGCAGGTGGCCGTAGCCGCCACCGTAGCCGTTTTACCGGAGATCGTCGCTTGTCTGTTTATTCAGAAGCATTTGGTAAGAGGGCTCAGCTTCGGCGCTGTAAAAGGATAA